A stretch of the Aegilops tauschii subsp. strangulata cultivar AL8/78 chromosome 4, Aet v6.0, whole genome shotgun sequence genome encodes the following:
- the LOC109763669 gene encoding uncharacterized protein, producing the protein MGALSSSMDKFFERVINPYLSEVMKHPQAIEMREGVLHIRDVQGPKKTETMEPRLEAVEQEIFKCQGMVEHGLSANHLMIIEFTHDQKVDGRSMKDIVFTFNEQINFLQSQIYDLQNQVFEYEARFKGMSLAAICMTQESRASSYDGEHLPWKPEDKFLTTSSPPPPSSSPKET; encoded by the coding sequence ATGGGCGCACTAAGCTCCTCCatggacaagttcttcgagaggGTAATCAATCCCTACTTGTCGGAGGTGATGAAGCACCCTCaagccattgagatgcgtgagggggtgctccACATCCGGGATGTTCAAGGGCCCAAGAAGACGGAAACCATGGAGCCCAGGCTCGAGGCGGTGGAGCAAGAGATCTTCAAGTGCCAAGGAATGGTGGAGCATGGACTCagtgccaatcacctcatgatcataGAATTCACCCATGATCAGAAGGTGGATGGCCGGTctatgaaggacatcgtcttcaccttcaacgagcaaatcaattTTCTGCAAAGCCAAATCTATGATCTTCAAAATCAAGTTTTTGAGTATGAGGCAAgatttaaaggtatgagtttagcTGCCATTTGCATGACTCAGGAGTCTCGTgcttcctcttatgatggtgagcACCTGCCATGGAAGCCAGAGGATAAGTTTCTTACTacctcatcaccaccaccaccatcttcaTCACCGAAGGAGACTTGA